A segment of the Mercurialis annua linkage group LG4, ddMerAnnu1.2, whole genome shotgun sequence genome:
TTGGGTTAAAATGGTGGGTTATTAAGCATTTTCCTTTTTATAATgacttttttttgattttgtataTGATACTagtagttatttataaattaaattaaataaaattattacattgtaatattaattttaattaatggtcattttaaaaatttcatatcaACTACTAGCtaatcaaatttcattaaatacATTTCATATATCAACTATTAGTCTATTAGTTGATAGAGACACAGAAATTTTCAGTTCAGCAATTTGAAATGTTTCCATTTGATTTTGCAACTAAGTACCCATGCATCCATAATTAAgaacaaaatttaaaactatGGTAACTTGGCAATTTTTGGGCCACTATCGCAGGAGTTTTTGCAGgaattttttcaacacctttgTTTAAAACACAAACATGCAAATTTTCTCCATATTTCATTTTAGAACGAAAATAATTTCCATGTAGCAAAAGCAATAATTTAAGAACTAAACAACAAGTAGtagtaaataaattttgtttCCCTAACCTCAAAGATCTTTAAGACCGTTAACAAACAGCGAATTAAAATTCTCCATATCATGCTTCGTCAAGACCACACCAACTTCAACTCCACCACTCCCATCTCTGCTTTCCGCCATGGAAATTGTCCCAATGGTCCTATCAATGGACGTAACCTCCACTTTCTTCGGCTTCCCCCACCCAAAATCCATCGAATAAACCCCAAATTTAGGTGACCCGGCAACCCCAACTCCTTCCACTGAACCCGGTTCGAAGCTCTTGAAATAAGAAATCTTCTCTTTGGCTCCATCAAGAGCTCCTTTCTCTAACCTTTTAATCCCCTCACTAAGCTTTTCTACAGCAAATAAAAGCCCATTTTCTCGTATAATATTTTCCCCTTCTGTTTCTACTATATAGGTACTGACACAGTTGCCGAAATAGTTCGCCGGTAACGGCGGGTCTAATCGGTTTCTGCAGTCTGCGTTAATTCCAAAAAGAACCTTTTTATTTCCTTGGAATCCTTTTGCTTTGAAAATGGCGAGTGCTGTATACGCAAAAGATAGCACGAAAGCTGATAAATGCATGGAGCTTGTTTCCAACTGGTAATCTGATAGTATCTTTTGTCGGAGTTTTTTTATATCTTCACGAGACAATTCGAATGTTCCTCGTACTCGGTCGGATTCTGGTGACGGTCCAAAATTAGGAAATTGCTTCAAGCTTTTTGAATATCCTCCAGGAGCCATATTTAACCACTCGTTCAAGTACACCATGTCAATTCCTTCTGGGTCTTGAACGATAGTTCGATCAAAAAACGGAGTTAGCTCCGGCGGAAGACTTATCGGTGCAGATTTGCAGAGCTGAGCCCATGCTTTCAAGAACATGGTGACGCTTTTGCCGTCAAGAATGGCATGGTGAGAGGAAACACCAATGCAAAAACCTTGACCAGGGAATATAGTTACTTGAAACGCTATAATTGACGCCGTTGAGTCATCGACAGGTAATTCCGGTATAAAAGGATGTGACTGAACAGTTTCACGAATTTCATTTCCCGAAAGATGGTTAAAGTCGGCGTCAGACTCTGCCACTGTGATGGAAACGGAATCGTTTTGTGGGGTATAAAGAATGAAAGGTTTGGCAGCATCTGACGGCCAAACGAGGTTTCCGGCGACGGGTAGGTAATGGAGGAGAGCAAGAGAGAGCGAGGTCTTAAGTTTAGGAAGAATAACTGAGATGAAATGGGCAGAGGTTAAACCAGTGAGTTGGTAGAAGAAAATACGCTCAACTGGGTGGAATTTGATCCAGAAAGTGTCGAAGAAGGTAAGCGGAAGAGATAATTCAGCGGCGGATTCCGGTGAATCTGGAGAAGGAGTAACTTGACAAACTTCAAGCACTCTTAATGTGCTGTTTTTGCTTGATTCCATGAAGATGTAATGGACAGAGAGATTGAGGAAAAAGGAAGAGCTTGAAGTTGATAAAAATGTAGCTTTTGGTTTTAGACAAAGGGAGCCACACGTATCACCATCAAGGCAGAGACCTATCTAATAGTAACTAATTCCAGgttaatttaaaacattcatTAAATTCTGCTAATTATTATTTGTCAGcttttgattataaaaaaaatgaattgttTATTACATACCCACGGTTGCATCAAGTGTTTGtgaaattacaattttttttaataatttaatattattcataaaaaaattaatttttttcaatttataaatagctCGTGAGTTTATTGTGGcaaatataaatgtattttatatgttaaatatttatctaattataaatataaatgataaatGATTTTATAATCTGATATTTGAACTCGACTCGtcatttaatttgaatattttaatttaattcaattaatatccaataaattttaattaatttgtgaaTGAATTTGGAACTAATTGCGAGTTGATTCAAATTCAACAAGCTTATATATAAGCCAAGTTCGAACTCCAGCTCTCGAACAATATTCAAACTACTCCAGCTTGAGTTCGAACTTGattcaaattcaataaaaataattacaaaataattatataatttattttttttatatataatataggtCTAATTGCACTAAAAATTATCAACTTTCGCTTATTTTTGTATTGAACATAATctattttttggcatatttaacattaatttttattttttgacatatttgtCCACGAAACCGTTTTGGATGAAAAACAACACCATTTTGCATACAAACCGGCAcaatttttcaaaggaaacgcAACCGTGGacaaatatgtcaaaaaatGAAAGCTAATATTAcatatgccaagaaaaaaaaattatgttaaatatcaaaaacacacaaaagttgatgattttttgtgcaattaaatttataatatatgaattaaataattaactttttttaaaagtatatgaatttaatataataGTACAAAGTATTGTTCATAAATTTTAAGTATGTCAATTAGAaaagaattttaattatgtGTCATTTTATAACCACGATGATCTGAGCTGAGCATATGGACAATCTTGAAACTTGAAAGTTCATAGTTTTTAGTTTGTCGTCTATAGTCTAAAAAGTAAGTCAGTTTCAACACCTTCACAAGTTGCACTACATTTATCTTTGCCTTCACCAAATTCCAGACTTTTTGTGAACATTATACGCAACATCTGGATAAAACCTGCTTGCCTGCCAGTCTCCATACGTCTCTCAACTTTTTTTCATAAACAGCAAAGAAAAGAATACATGCATGTGAGTTGTCACcctcattattttttttttcaaaaggcAAAACTCTAACAGGGTCCGCTCTATTTTATCAGTTTTGTTCGAGAAACccctattttaaaattatttacgtTTAGATTCCTGTATTTGGcaaagtttcaatttttaaattcttttaagggactggaggaacacaaaaattataaatagagaaactgaaaaaaatttaaaaattacttaaaaattaaaaattatataagtagaaaaactggaagaataaaaaaaatacaaggactttttaaataaaaataatttagtacAAAAGCCTATAAATAAATTTAgccttttcaaaataatattaactcaaattattataaattatcatTTAGCATTTTACGTCTAGACAAATATCAGCAAATCCTCTTTTACCAACTATATTTAATGTGAAGTTCTTAtatgattttgtaaaaaatcataaatcaaAACTGCTACCAAAATATAAAACGAGAGAAAAACGTATTagatttttgaataaattactCAAGACCCCTcacatttatcataattcacaatttgatatctcttgtttgaaaatcaaggtacttcaattttaattttgtaaactataaaacccttctgttagttccgttaataatttaa
Coding sequences within it:
- the LOC126676171 gene encoding phenolic glucoside malonyltransferase 1-like is translated as MESSKNSTLRVLEVCQVTPSPDSPESAAELSLPLTFFDTFWIKFHPVERIFFYQLTGLTSAHFISVILPKLKTSLSLALLHYLPVAGNLVWPSDAAKPFILYTPQNDSVSITVAESDADFNHLSGNEIRETVQSHPFIPELPVDDSTASIIAFQVTIFPGQGFCIGVSSHHAILDGKSVTMFLKAWAQLCKSAPISLPPELTPFFDRTIVQDPEGIDMVYLNEWLNMAPGGYSKSLKQFPNFGPSPESDRVRGTFELSREDIKKLRQKILSDYQLETSSMHLSAFVLSFAYTALAIFKAKGFQGNKKVLFGINADCRNRLDPPLPANYFGNCVSTYIVETEGENIIRENGLLFAVEKLSEGIKRLEKGALDGAKEKISYFKSFEPGSVEGVGVAGSPKFGVYSMDFGWGKPKKVEVTSIDRTIGTISMAESRDGSGGVEVGVVLTKHDMENFNSLFVNGLKDL